In Desulfofustis limnaeus, the genomic stretch TCGCTGATCTCGGTGATCGGCATCACCGTCGGCGTCATCGCCCTGATCGTCGTGCTCTCGGTCTACACCGGTTTCACCGAGGGGCTGCGCGACCAGATCCTGGGCATCAATTCCCATATCATCGTCCAGCGCGCCGAGGGGCGAATCACCGACTACCGGGACACCCGCGAACAGATCCTGACCGTTGAAGGCGTCGTCGGCGCCACCCCGTATCTCTACGCCCAGACCCTGGTCAGCGGCAGCGGCGGCGGCTCCGGGGTGGTGTTGCGCGGTATCGACCCGGCCACCGCCGGTTCGGTGATCATCCTCGGTGATCAGCTGATTGCCGGCACGCTTGGTGATCTTCAAAACGAGCCGAACGACCCGGTGCCGGGTATCATCCTCGGCAAGCAACTGGCGGCGGATCTGCGGGTCGGGCCAGGCGGCAAGGTGCGGTTGATCTCCCCGTCCGGACCGCTCACCCCGATGGGGGTCATCCCCAAAATCAAGACCTGCCGAGTGGTGGGGATCTTCGAATCGGGTATGTTCGAGTACGACTCGTCGCTGGCCTATATGTCGCTGCCGGCAGTCCAGCAATTCCTGGAGAGCGGCGATATCGCCCACGGCATAGAGGTGCTCGTGGACAAGAAGGACCTGAATCGGGCCGACCGGATCGCCGAACGGATCGCCGCCGCCCTCGGGCCGGGCACCATCGCCCGCGACTGGATGGCCATGAACCGCAACCTGTTCGCCGCCTTCAAGCTGGAAAAGATCGGCATGTTCATCTGCGTCGCCCTGATCATCCTGGTGGCGG encodes the following:
- a CDS encoding lipoprotein-releasing ABC transporter permease subunit: MYEWFIGLRYLRAKHRQGFISLISLISVIGITVGVIALIVVLSVYTGFTEGLRDQILGINSHIIVQRAEGRITDYRDTREQILTVEGVVGATPYLYAQTLVSGSGGGSGVVLRGIDPATAGSVIILGDQLIAGTLGDLQNEPNDPVPGIILGKQLAADLRVGPGGKVRLISPSGPLTPMGVIPKIKTCRVVGIFESGMFEYDSSLAYMSLPAVQQFLESGDIAHGIEVLVDKKDLNRADRIAERIAAALGPGTIARDWMAMNRNLFAAFKLEKIGMFICVALIILVAALNIISALIMVVMEKGRDIAILKSMGATSRSIMKIFFLQGTVIALVGTVLGVLGGLGLCELLSRYQFIELPSNVYPMTTLPIKVLPLDVAIIACSSIIITLSATLYPSWKASRVKPAEVLS